The region AAGAGTAGCTACTTCACTCACTTCACTGTGGAGAGCGATGGGGGTTAAGCCTTGGTGTTCTAATTTGGCGGGGATGTCAGTGGTAATTTTAGCCAAAGTTAATAATGGATTAGCTACCCGTTTACTAACACGAATGGCAATGACTAAACCCACTAAACTTAAAAACAACAACAAGCCCAATTTTTGTACTGATTGAATCTGTAATTTCTCAATACTTTGTCGAGCAGGCAAGCCAATTACTAATTGCCAATCATTAATTTTATCCAAGGGCAAAATATGATAGTAATAGGAATCACGCCAGCGGAGAGCAGGATTAACTGGTTTATTCGGAGACCAATGGTAGGTTGATGGGGCCAGATTCCGGAGATTTCCTTCCTGAAAAGGCTGATAAAATTCTAAAGGTAATAGGTCATCAATAGTGCTGGCTATAATCTGATTTTGGGCATTGATGAGAGTAATATTTAATTCCTTAGTAACCCTATTTGCAGATAAAAGCTCTTTCGTTTTAGCCAGGTTTAAAGAAGCATTAACAAATCCCTCTAATCTGTTGTTAACCACTAGTGGAATAGTGATAGCCACATGGGGATCTATATTCACATTGGTGCGGTGTAGTCGAGATATTTGTGTTTTGAGAAGACTGGAAAAACCAGTTATTTTTTCTGCTTGAACCAGTCCTAATCGTGATTCTCCCACCTGATTCAACTCCGGTGAACTGGTAATAATTTTTCCCTGGCGATCGCCGACATAAATATTGCTAAAGCCAGCAAAAGCCGTTTGTATGGTCTGGGTCATGAGGTTAAGAGTAGGCAGTTGTGCCCCATTACCCTGATTAATTTCTGCTATTAAAGATGAGACTTTGGTGGCAAAAACTTCTGCTCCTTCTAGATGACTTTGGTACCAATCTTCAACGGAATTTTTAATGGGGATGGATAAAGCAGTTAATTCTTGAATTGTTTGCTTTTCCATTTGCAAAAAAGCTTCTTGACCATTAAAAACGGTGATAAATAGGAGGGGAAAAAAGATAAATGCTACCAAAAAATTAAATAAAGTTTGTTCAAAAGATATCTTTTTACAAACAGAAAAACCTGGTCTTCTTAAGGGAGAAAATTTCTGCTTTGATAAACTAAATCCAGTAATCAAAAAACTGGCAATTAAGCTATTAAAAATGCCATTGGCAGCTTGTTTAAGGGTAATTAAACTGGTGGTAACTGGGGTCATATCTAAACCCCAACGGTAAAAAAGATAAACCAAGGGCATGCCAATTAGCAGCCAAAAGAGACTGTTAATTAAGACTAAATTGGTTTGCCGACGGCGCAACATCAAGCCCACTACTAGGGCTTCAAGCATGATCATTAATATCCCGTAGCCATGGCGCCAAATGAATATGGTGTGACTGCCGGCGATCGCCGCACTAACTAAGCCCCAGGGCAAGCCATAGTAAACAAGCACCAGTAAAGTGGCGATGCTACCAAAAAGAAAATCAACTCCGAAAAATATATGTAGCTTAAAATAGTTTCCTCCATAACCCGCCAGTAAAAGGCAGGGCAAAAGCCAGTATTTTTGTAGGAGATTAGGAAATTTGCCCATGGGAAACCTAAGCTGAAATTAGGGAATAGAGGGGGCGCGTCGGTAAATAATCACCTCATTCTCTTGATATTCTGGCGTAAAAGCTGAATCCTGACCCACCTGTTGGGCTAGGGCTTCCACCGTGCCCTGGGAATTTTCCCAACCAGCGTAGTTGGTTTGCAATAACACCGCATCAAAACGGCTTAGATCGAAGGGAGCTTCCGCTTCAATGGCTAATTCTAGGTCAGGTCGATGGCTTAGGTGGGCCGCAAGGTGGGGAGAAGTCAAAACCCGATCGCCTGATTGCACCAAGGACACTGCTGTTTGTAGGTTAGCCAACTGTCCCCAATGGTGCCAATATCTACCGAAAAAGTAGGTGTATTTTCCCAAAGCTAAAAAGGCGATCACCGTCCAGAGAATAATCCACCGGGGCTTTTTTAACCAACTACTGCCCCGATACCAATGGGTCATCACCACCAGGAGCAGAAATGGCAAAATTGGCAACGAATATTGATGAATTAAATCCTTTTGAGGAAGATAGTCGGTGACTAAGTTAACAAATAGGGCGGGAATAGCCGGGATAGCCATGGCCCAGGCTTTACCCCAAATGCCCCAAATAATCGGCGCAGTTAATAGCACTAAATAAAATAAATTATCCAGCGTAAATAACATTCCTAAAACGATTTGGGGTTTAAGAATTAAATTTAAAATAATTTCTGTAACGGAATCCCCCAAAAAGCTATAGCGCCCCACTGCCGCCGCCTCTTCTCCACTAAAAGCTGGAATAATACCTTTGGTGGTAATAATAAACCAAGCAATGCCCGCTACAGTGGTAATGAGTCCCATTAACCTTTTTCTTTCCCAAATTAGCAACCAAATACCTAGCATAAATACGGTGAGGGAAAGCACCGCTTTGCTAGCCAAAATTATGATTAAACTAGTTAAGAAAATTCCCAACCTATTGGCTCTAGCGCTCCACACTGCCCACAGCAGAGCCGGTACAGCGATTACTTCAGTGTGAAAATCAAATAAATTGATATTAAAAACTAGGGGATATAGGCCATAAACCAAGGCCATGGTTAAACTCTCTTTTTCCCCTAAGCCTGTTTGTTTCGCCAATTGCCAAGTGGGCCATGCCCCCAAGGCTAAAGCGATCGCCTGAATGAAAAATAACCAATAAACAGAAGGATAAATTTTGTAAAAAATTGCGATGGGATAAACCAAAAAAGCGGCGTGATCCCCCAAAATATGGAAACCTCGAAAGGAGACCCGGGGATATTCCCCCTGACTGATCAGGTAAATAGCTTGGTCGAAAAAACCCAAATCCAGGGCGGTGGATTGAAACAGCCAGTGGCGCACTGTGGCACAAATGAAGAGAATGACAGCACCGATCGCCATTCCGATCAGCAGGGAGCGGGGGGGCAAAAATCCGTCAGGTTTGCTCTGGCTTACTTCCATGGTGATTCAACTAGGGCTAAAAACAAGGCAAAATTTGCCAAAACTCCTCCAACATTAGCAAAACAAGGGCGTTCTGTTGCCTTAATGGAGAAGATTCGGGGATCAATTACCATGTCAGACTGGGCCAAACCAACCACTGAAACCTCTTTCAGTCCTCAGGCTAGGATGGAATCGAGTCAGCAATGAATTTTGGAACAGGTTAAGTATCCATGGCCGAGGTTGTATGTTTTGGAGAAATGCTCTTTGACTGTTTGGCAGATCAATTGGGAGTGCCTTTGGAGCAAGTCAAATCCTGGACTAATTATGCCGGTGGCGCCCCTGCTAATGTGGCCTGTGCTTTGGTTAAACAGGCGATTAGCACCGCTTTCATCGGTCGTTTGGGGGCAGACAGGGCGGGACAAGAGTTAAAAACTGTTCTACAACAATGCCAAGTTAACGTTGATGGACTCCAAATTGATCCCCATAGACCCACTCGTTTAGTTTATGTAACCAGGACATGGGACGGCGATCGCCATTTTGCCGGGTTTGGGGCATATCACACCGGG is a window of Synechocystis sp. PCC 7338 DNA encoding:
- a CDS encoding DUF2079 domain-containing protein, which codes for MEVSQSKPDGFLPPRSLLIGMAIGAVILFICATVRHWLFQSTALDLGFFDQAIYLISQGEYPRVSFRGFHILGDHAAFLVYPIAIFYKIYPSVYWLFFIQAIALALGAWPTWQLAKQTGLGEKESLTMALVYGLYPLVFNINLFDFHTEVIAVPALLWAVWSARANRLGIFLTSLIIILASKAVLSLTVFMLGIWLLIWERKRLMGLITTVAGIAWFIITTKGIIPAFSGEEAAAVGRYSFLGDSVTEIILNLILKPQIVLGMLFTLDNLFYLVLLTAPIIWGIWGKAWAMAIPAIPALFVNLVTDYLPQKDLIHQYSLPILPFLLLVVMTHWYRGSSWLKKPRWIILWTVIAFLALGKYTYFFGRYWHHWGQLANLQTAVSLVQSGDRVLTSPHLAAHLSHRPDLELAIEAEAPFDLSRFDAVLLQTNYAGWENSQGTVEALAQQVGQDSAFTPEYQENEVIIYRRAPSIP
- a CDS encoding ATP-binding protein — translated: MGKFPNLLQKYWLLPCLLLAGYGGNYFKLHIFFGVDFLFGSIATLLVLVYYGLPWGLVSAAIAGSHTIFIWRHGYGILMIMLEALVVGLMLRRRQTNLVLINSLFWLLIGMPLVYLFYRWGLDMTPVTTSLITLKQAANGIFNSLIASFLITGFSLSKQKFSPLRRPGFSVCKKISFEQTLFNFLVAFIFFPLLFITVFNGQEAFLQMEKQTIQELTALSIPIKNSVEDWYQSHLEGAEVFATKVSSLIAEINQGNGAQLPTLNLMTQTIQTAFAGFSNIYVGDRQGKIITSSPELNQVGESRLGLVQAEKITGFSSLLKTQISRLHRTNVNIDPHVAITIPLVVNNRLEGFVNASLNLAKTKELLSANRVTKELNITLINAQNQIIASTIDDLLPLEFYQPFQEGNLRNLAPSTYHWSPNKPVNPALRWRDSYYYHILPLDKINDWQLVIGLPARQSIEKLQIQSVQKLGLLLFLSLVGLVIAIRVSKRVANPLLTLAKITTDIPAKLEHQGLTPIALHSEVSEVATLNENFNEMLITLQSQFKTIKQARDNLETRVAERTNTLIMINKQLAEEIEERQCIEVKLREAKENAELANRVKGEFLANISHEIRTPMNAILGFCDLLLQKDLSLSQTKKYLNTIGSSSKILLALIDDILDISKIEAGKLVIDLEPVDLRTIVREIKQIFDYKAESKGLLLIIQVDESLNQPIYFDAVRLRQILFNLVGNALKFTEEGQVFIYIGVEDIRVRSQGTYISLAIEVTDTGIGIAPEDQAKIFDVFTQSQGQSTRKYGGTGLGLTITKRLTSLLGGEISLFSRPGEGSTFILRFPTVRLVENLPESGLSPGDGVNSDGSIASSSAKEKFLPARAGDMAPDDNSSINQSRSGQHSSMAVPLIDQARRQQLISLLEQEETNVWSTLRHTLVSRQLRNFGDRLASWGTEYGWEDLESYGRGIIQALEDFDSRRLEQLMGQFPQYRASLTEINAGVDSRHTVE